In Streptomyces sp. SN-593, a single genomic region encodes these proteins:
- a CDS encoding glutamate synthase subunit beta: MADPKGFLTTPRENNPTRSVEERRQDWKEVYVPGGLLPIVSKQAGRCMDCGIPFCHQGCPLGNLIPEWNDYAYREDWTAASERLHATNNFPEFTGRLCPAPCESACVLGINQPPVTIKNVEVSIIDKAWDNGDVTPQPPERLSGKTVAVIGSGPAGLAAAQQLTRAGHTVAVYERADRIGGLLRYGIPEFKMEKRHINRRIEQMRAEGTKFRTGVQIGTDLDAAKLVRRYDAVVIAAGATQWRDLPVEGRELTGVYQAMEYLPLSNKVQEGDFVAPPITAEGKHVVVIGGGDTGADCVGTAHRQGALSVTQLEIMPRPSDERPSHQPWPTMPMVYKVTSAHEEGGERVYAVNTVRFTGDADGHVRELHLVEVVFQDGKFVPQEGTERVIPADLVTLAMGFTGTDQKNGLIEQVGLELDARGNIARDGSYATNVDGVFVAGDAGRGQSLIVWAIAEGRSAAKAVDAYLTGVPSALPAPIRPTDRPLTV, translated from the coding sequence ATGGCTGACCCCAAGGGCTTCCTCACCACCCCGCGTGAGAACAACCCGACCCGCTCGGTCGAGGAGCGCCGCCAGGACTGGAAAGAGGTCTACGTCCCCGGCGGGCTGCTGCCGATCGTCAGCAAGCAGGCCGGCCGCTGCATGGACTGCGGCATCCCGTTCTGCCACCAGGGCTGTCCGCTCGGGAACCTGATCCCGGAGTGGAACGACTACGCCTACCGCGAGGACTGGACCGCCGCGTCCGAGCGGCTGCACGCCACCAACAACTTCCCGGAGTTCACCGGGCGGCTGTGCCCGGCGCCGTGCGAGTCCGCCTGCGTCCTCGGCATCAACCAGCCGCCGGTGACGATCAAGAACGTCGAGGTCAGCATCATCGACAAGGCGTGGGACAACGGCGACGTCACGCCGCAGCCCCCGGAGCGCCTGTCCGGCAAGACCGTCGCCGTGATCGGCTCGGGCCCCGCGGGACTGGCCGCCGCCCAGCAGCTCACCCGGGCCGGCCACACCGTCGCGGTCTACGAGCGGGCCGACCGGATCGGCGGCCTGCTGCGGTACGGCATCCCCGAGTTCAAGATGGAGAAGCGGCACATCAACCGCCGCATCGAGCAGATGCGGGCGGAGGGCACCAAGTTCCGCACCGGCGTGCAGATCGGCACCGACCTCGACGCCGCGAAGCTGGTCCGGCGCTACGACGCGGTGGTCATCGCGGCCGGCGCCACCCAGTGGCGCGACCTGCCGGTCGAGGGCCGCGAACTGACCGGCGTGTACCAGGCGATGGAGTACCTGCCGCTGTCCAACAAGGTGCAGGAGGGCGACTTCGTCGCCCCGCCGATCACCGCGGAGGGCAAGCACGTCGTGGTCATCGGCGGCGGCGACACCGGCGCGGACTGCGTCGGCACCGCCCACCGTCAGGGCGCGCTGTCGGTCACCCAGCTCGAGATCATGCCGCGGCCGTCCGACGAGCGGCCCTCGCACCAGCCCTGGCCGACGATGCCGATGGTCTACAAGGTCACCTCCGCGCACGAGGAGGGCGGCGAGCGGGTCTACGCGGTCAACACCGTGCGGTTCACCGGCGACGCCGACGGCCACGTGCGCGAGCTGCACCTGGTCGAGGTGGTCTTCCAGGACGGGAAGTTCGTGCCGCAGGAGGGCACCGAGCGGGTCATCCCGGCCGACCTGGTCACCCTCGCGATGGGCTTCACCGGCACCGACCAGAAGAACGGCCTGATCGAGCAGGTCGGCCTGGAGCTGGACGCGCGCGGCAACATCGCGCGGGACGGCTCCTACGCGACCAACGTCGACGGCGTCTTCGTCGCCGGCGACGCCGGCCGCGGCCAGTCGCTGATCGTCTGGGCCATCGCGGAGGGGCGCTCGGCGGCGAAGGCCGTGGACGCCTACCTCACCGGGGTGCCCTCGGCGCTGCCCGCGCCGATCCGCCCGACCGACCGGCCGCTCACCGTCTGA